One part of the Eptesicus fuscus isolate TK198812 chromosome 2, DD_ASM_mEF_20220401, whole genome shotgun sequence genome encodes these proteins:
- the THNSL1 gene encoding threonine synthase-like 1: MLHFNRCQHLKQITQKCFSFIHAKTDKHAQLYLSRTFALAELRKSCHSVHSLVGDKNIILMGLPGAGKTTVGRIIGLKLGCCVIDVDDDILEKTWNMSVSEKLQDVGNEQFLEEEGKAVLNFSTSGSVISLTGSNPMHDTSMWHLKKNGIIVYLDVPLIDIVNRLKLMKIDRIVGQNSGTAMIDLLKFRRQYYKKWYDTRVFCESGASPEEVADKVLNEVKRYQDVDSETFISTRHVWPKDCEQKVTTKFFSEAVIEGLASDGGLFVPEKEFPKLNCGEWKRLVGATYIERAQILLEKCIHPADIPAARLGEMIETAYGENFVCSKIAPVRHLSGNQFILELFYGPTGSFKDLSLQLMPHLFAHCIPPSCNYMILVATSGDTGSAVLNGFSNLNKNDKQRIAVATFFPENGISDFQKAQIIGSQEENGWAMGVKSDFDFCQTAIKRIFKDSDFTGFLTVEYGTILSSANSINWGRLLPQVVYHASAYLDLVSQGFISFGSPVDVCIPTGNFGNILAAVYAKMMGIPIRKFICASNQNHVLTDFIKTGRYDLRERKLAQTFSPAIDILKSSNLERHLHLLANKDGQLMKKLFNQLEEQHHFQIEKNLVEKLQQDFVADWCSEGECLAAIHSTYNNSGYILDPHTAVAKVVADRMQDKTCPVIVTSTAHYSKFAPAIMQALKIQEINQTLSSRLYLLSSYNALPPLHEALLERTKQQEKMEYQVCAADVNVLKSHVEKLIQNQFI; the protein is encoded by the coding sequence atGCTCCACTTTAACCGATGTCAACATCTGAAACAAATAACccagaaatgtttttcttttatacatgCTAAAACGGATAAACATGCACAGCTATATCTTTCAAGAACCTTTGCACTTGCAGAATTAAGGAAGTCATGTCACTCAGTTCACTCTCTTGTTGGAGACAAAAATATTATCCTGATGGGATTGCCTGGAGCTGGGAAAACAACAGTAGGCAGAATAATAGGGCTGAAACTAGGCTGTTGTGTCATAGATGTGGATGATGATATCCTTGAAAAAACCTGGAATATGAGTGTGTCTGAAAAATTACAGGATGTTGGTAATGAACAATTtttagaagaggaaggaaaagctgTGTTAAACTTCTCTACATCTGGAAGTGTGATTTCCCTTACTGGGTCTAACCCAATGCATGACACTAGCATGTGGCATCTGAAGAAAAATGGAATAATTGTATACCTGGATGTACCTCTAATAGATATAGTTAATCgtctaaaattaatgaaaatagatAGGATTGTAGGTCAGAATTCTGGGACAGCTATGATAGACTTACTTAAATTTAGAAGGCAGTATTATAAGAAGTGGTATGATACCCGTGTTTTTTGTGAAAGTGGGGCTTCCCCAGAGGAGGTAGCTGACAAAGTGCTTAATGAAGTTAAAAGATACCAAGATGTGGACTCAGAAACCTTCATTTCAACAAGACACGTTTGGCCTAAAGACTGTGAACAGAAGGTTACGACAAAATTCTTTAGTGAAGCTGTGATTGAGGGGTTAGCTTCTGATGGTGGACTCTTTGTTCCTGAGAAGGAATTTCCAAAATTAAACTGTGGGGAGTGGAAAAGATTAGTAGGAGCAACCTACATAGAAAGAGCACAAATACTGTTGGAAAAGTGTATACATCCTGCTGACATACCTGCTGCCAGATTGGGAGAAATGATTGAAACTGCTTATGGGGAAAACTTTGTCTGCTCAAAAATTGCCCCTGTCAGGCATCTTTCAGGCAACCAGTTCATCCTGGAGTTGTTTTATGGACCAACAGGATCATTTAAAGATTTGTCTTTACAGCTTATGCCTCATCTTTTTGCACACTGTATTCCACCCAGTTGCAATTATATGATACTTGTAGCAACTTCAGGAGACACAGGGAGTGCTGTCTTAAATGGTTTTAGTAATCTTAATAAAAATGACAAGCAAAGAATAGCTGTGGCCACGTTTTTTCCTGAGAATGGAATAAGTGATTTTCAAAAAGCACAGATAATTGGCAGTCAGGAAGAAAATGGATGGGCAATGGGTGTCAAGTCAGATTTTGATTTTTGCCAGACAGctataaaaagaatttttaaagattctGACTTTACTGGCTTTCTTACTGTGGAATATGGAACAATCTTAAGTTCAGCTAATTCCATAAACTGGGGCCGATTGCTTCCCCAAGTAGTTTATCATGCTTCTGCATATCTTGATCTTGTTAGCCAAGGCTTTATTTCCTTTGGAAGCCCAGTGGATGTCTGTATTCCCACAGGAAACTTTGGTAACATTTTAGCTGCAGTGTATGCCAAAATGATGGGAATCCCTATTCGAAAATTTATTTGTGCCTCTAATCAGAACCACGTTTTGACtgattttataaaaacaggaCGTTATGACCTAAGAGAAAGGAAATTAGCACAAACTTTTTCACCAGCAATAGATATTCTTAAATCTTCAAACCTGGAACGACATTTACACTTGCTGGCTAATAAAGATGGAcaattaatgaaaaaattatttaatcaatTAGAAGAGCAGCATCACTTTCAGATAGAAAAGAATCTAGTTGAGAAACTTCAGCAGGATTTTGTAGCCGACTGGTGCTCTGAGGGAGAGTGCCTCGCAGCTATTCACTCCACCTACAATAATTCCGGGTATATTTTGGATCCACACACTGCTGTTGCAAAAGTGGTTGCAGATAGAATGCAAGACAAAACCTGTCCAGTGATTGTCACATCTACAGCTCATTACTCAAAGTTTGCACCTGCTATCATGCAGGCCTTAAAGATTCAAGAAATCAACCAAACTTTGTCAAGTCGGCTTTATTTACTGAGTTCATACAATGCATTACCTCCACTACATGAGGCTTTATTAGAGAGGACAAAACAGCAAGAGAAGATGGAGTATCAGGTCTGTGCAGCTGATGTGAATGTCCTGAAGAGTCATGTggaaaaactaatacaaaatcaaTTCATATAA
- the ENKUR gene encoding enkurin yields MDPTCPSESIYNLIPNDWKEPPPPPRYTSVFKTAVKEDMKKSKTAMKTMGPPKVEVPSPKDFLKKHSKEKAVPPKKKFDRFETKKPPVPLRTDHPVMGVQSGKNFINTNAADVIMGVAKKPKPIYVDKRTGDKHDLENSGLVPKYINKKDYGVTPEYICKRNEEVKNAQEEYDNYIQESLRKAAMKRLSDEEREGVLQGLKKNWEEVHKEFQSLSVFIDSLPKKIRKQKLEEEMKQLEHDIGVIEKHKVIYIANK; encoded by the exons ATGGATCCAACATGCCCTTCTGAGAGCATTTACAACCTCATACCCAATGACTGGAAggagcctcccccgcctcctAG GTACACATCAGTTTTTAAGACAGCTGTGAAAGAGGACATGAAAAAATCTAAAACTGCAATGAAAACTATGGGGCCACCAAAAGTTGAAGTACCTTCTCCAAAGGATTTCCTGAAGAAACACTCGAAGGAAAAAGCTGTCCCACCGA aaaaaaagtttGATCGGTTTGAGACCAAAAAGCCTCCTGTACCACTGAGGACTGATCATCCAGTCATGGGCGTACAGAGTGGAAAAAATTTTATCAATACAAACGCAGCCGATGTCATTATGGGAGTGGCTAAAAAGCCTAAACCAATTTATGTTGACAAAAGAACTGGAGACAAGCACGATCTTGAAAATTCTGGACTAGTTCCAAAGTACATCAATAAAAAG GATTATGGTGTCACACCTGAATATATCTGTAAGCGAAATGAGGAAGTGAAAAACGCCCAGGAGGAGTATGATAACTATATCCAGGAAAGCCTCCGGAAAGCAGCCATGAAAAGGCTCTCCgatgaagaaagggaaggagtgCTGCAG GGGCTAAAAAAGAACTGGGAAGAGGTGCATAAAGAGTTCCAGTCCCTCTCCGTCTTCATTGATTCCTTACCAAAGAAGATCCGCAAGCAGAAGCTGGAGGAAGAAATGAAGCAACTGGAACATGACATTGGTGTCATTGAAAAGCACAAAGTTATTTATATTGCCAATAAGTAA